One stretch of Pararhizobium qamdonense DNA includes these proteins:
- a CDS encoding SRPBCC family protein, producing MAAMDAKIIHITIERQWRDVYAFAAKPENMPLWASGLAAGLEPDGEDWVAHGALGNARIRFTPLNDFGVLDHLVTLETGVQVHNALRVVANGSGAEVMFTLLRQPAMSKEQFDDDAAWVKKDLIALKERLEA from the coding sequence ATGGCTGCAATGGACGCGAAAATCATCCATATCACCATCGAAAGACAGTGGCGCGACGTCTACGCGTTTGCGGCAAAGCCTGAAAATATGCCCCTCTGGGCATCAGGTTTGGCCGCCGGACTTGAGCCGGATGGCGAGGACTGGGTTGCGCATGGAGCACTCGGCAATGCCCGCATCCGCTTCACGCCTCTCAATGATTTCGGCGTGCTTGACCATCTCGTCACACTGGAAACAGGAGTTCAGGTGCACAACGCGCTTCGCGTCGTGGCGAACGGCAGCGGAGCGGAAGTCATGTTCACGCTGCTCAGGCAGCCTGCTATGAGCAAGGAACAGTTCGACGATGATGCCGCATGGGTCAAGAAGGACCTCATAGCATTGAAAGAACGATTGGAAGCATAG
- a CDS encoding beta-ketoacyl-ACP synthase: MSKSANDVVITGVGIVTSQGVGADVHTAFLTAAETPAVRVDTERFAPYPVHTLPDIDWSQQISKRGDQRQMENWQRLGVFSAGLALDDAGFKDDLEACGSMDMIVAAGGGERDINVDSLIVDEALKRNDREQLLNEKLTTELRPTLFLAQLSNLMAGNISIVHKVTGSSRTFMGEEGAGISAIETAFARIKAGQSTHTLVGGAFSAERLDMILLIEAIQGHALGAHYPIWSRKPEDGGGMITGSVGAFLMLESRAHAEARNARIYATIDAVGGDRGSREGDRLEQRLQYLTAPAADADPARTVIFSGATGFPDLTAREKAFLDAQFPKAAVRAYSGLVGHGLESQFPLGLAFAALSLGAGAKVPPFDPGAETAMEQPAKTAIVTTIGHARGEGIAVLSAEE; the protein is encoded by the coding sequence ATGAGCAAATCCGCCAATGATGTTGTGATCACCGGTGTCGGCATTGTCACCAGCCAGGGTGTTGGCGCGGACGTGCACACGGCATTTCTGACCGCTGCAGAAACCCCGGCCGTGCGCGTCGATACCGAGCGTTTCGCGCCGTATCCTGTGCATACGCTGCCTGATATCGACTGGTCGCAGCAGATTTCCAAGCGCGGCGACCAGCGGCAGATGGAAAACTGGCAACGGCTCGGCGTTTTCAGCGCCGGCCTTGCGCTCGATGATGCCGGTTTCAAGGACGATCTGGAGGCCTGCGGCAGCATGGACATGATCGTGGCGGCCGGTGGCGGCGAGCGCGATATCAATGTCGATTCGCTGATCGTCGATGAAGCCTTGAAGCGCAACGATCGCGAACAGCTTCTCAACGAGAAACTGACGACCGAACTTCGCCCGACGCTGTTTCTGGCCCAGCTTTCAAACCTGATGGCCGGCAATATCTCCATCGTGCACAAGGTCACCGGTTCCTCGCGGACCTTTATGGGCGAAGAGGGCGCCGGCATTTCGGCGATCGAAACCGCCTTTGCCCGCATCAAGGCCGGACAATCGACCCATACGTTGGTTGGCGGTGCGTTCTCGGCTGAACGTCTCGACATGATCCTGTTGATCGAAGCGATCCAGGGTCATGCGCTGGGTGCCCATTACCCGATCTGGTCGCGCAAGCCGGAAGATGGCGGCGGCATGATCACGGGTTCGGTCGGCGCGTTCCTGATGCTGGAATCGCGCGCGCATGCCGAGGCCCGCAATGCCCGTATCTACGCAACGATCGATGCCGTTGGCGGCGATCGCGGCAGCCGCGAGGGCGACCGTCTTGAGCAGCGCCTGCAATACCTCACGGCTCCTGCCGCAGACGCCGATCCGGCGCGCACGGTGATTTTTTCCGGCGCGACCGGCTTTCCGGACCTGACGGCGCGTGAAAAGGCGTTTCTCGATGCGCAGTTTCCCAAGGCTGCCGTGCGCGCCTATAGCGGGCTCGTCGGCCACGGTCTGGAATCCCAGTTTCCGCTGGGCCTGGCGTTTGCCGCGCTGTCGCTCGGCGCGGGTGCCAAGGTGCCGCCATTCGATCCGGGTGCAGAGACCGCCATGGAACAACCAGCTAAGACGGCCATCGTCACCACGATCGGCCATGCGCGCGGCGAAGGCATTGCCGTGCTTTCGGCAGAAGAATAA
- the cbiB gene encoding adenosylcobinamide-phosphate synthase CbiB: MSTGILLVLIAALLLDRIIGDPDWLWRRMPHPVVLFGAMIGWCDRTFNRKRLGEDALRISGVLVIAGLLLWSLFCGWLLHRVFMQVGLFGWLLEAVVVAIFLAQKSLADHVSRVATGLRSGGLEGGRSAVSMIVGRDPQTLDEPAVCRAAIESLAENFSDGVVAPAFWYALLGLPGVLAYKMLNTADSMIGHKSPKYLHFGWASARLDDLANIPAARLSILLIAAGAVLTSGRRAASNAVGVALRDHGLHRSPNSGWPEAAMAGALDVQLAGPRIYGGALVSEPMINGAGRAVATVADVETGVSVFYRACGSLTVLVGITALLFSIV, encoded by the coding sequence ATGTCGACCGGAATTCTGCTCGTCCTGATCGCCGCCCTGCTGCTCGACCGGATCATTGGCGATCCCGATTGGCTCTGGCGGCGGATGCCGCATCCGGTCGTTCTTTTCGGGGCGATGATCGGCTGGTGCGACCGAACGTTCAACCGCAAGCGTCTGGGAGAGGATGCCCTGCGGATCAGCGGTGTTCTGGTCATCGCAGGTTTGCTGTTGTGGAGCCTGTTCTGCGGCTGGCTGCTGCACCGTGTGTTCATGCAGGTGGGACTATTCGGCTGGTTGCTTGAAGCCGTTGTCGTTGCCATTTTTCTTGCCCAGAAAAGCCTTGCCGATCACGTGTCGCGGGTGGCAACCGGTCTTCGCAGCGGCGGGCTTGAGGGTGGCCGGAGCGCCGTGTCGATGATCGTCGGGCGCGATCCGCAGACTTTGGACGAGCCGGCCGTGTGCCGTGCCGCGATTGAAAGCCTGGCTGAGAATTTTTCCGACGGGGTGGTCGCTCCGGCATTCTGGTATGCGCTGCTCGGCCTGCCGGGCGTGCTTGCCTACAAGATGCTCAACACCGCCGATTCGATGATCGGTCACAAGAGCCCAAAATATCTGCATTTCGGCTGGGCTTCGGCCCGTCTCGACGATCTCGCCAATATCCCTGCAGCCCGGCTGTCGATCCTTTTGATTGCTGCCGGGGCCGTCCTGACGAGCGGCCGGCGCGCGGCAAGCAATGCCGTTGGCGTCGCATTGCGCGATCATGGATTGCATCGTTCGCCCAATTCCGGCTGGCCGGAAGCTGCAATGGCGGGGGCACTCGATGTGCAACTGGCAGGACCCAGAATCTATGGCGGGGCTTTGGTGAGTGAGCCGATGATCAATGGAGCGGGCAGGGCCGTGGCAACAGTCGCCGATGTCGAGACGGGCGTTTCCGTGTTCTACCGCGCCTGCGGTTCGCTGACAGTCTTGGTGGGCATAACGGCGCTTCTTTTCAGTATAGTCTGA
- the gndA gene encoding NADP-dependent phosphogluconate dehydrogenase: protein MAQAEIGLIGLGVMGSNLALNIAEKGNTIAVFNRTVEVTRKFYAEAGALQSQIVPCETIEEFVAAIRPPRPIIIMIKAGEPVDQQMELLKPYLEKNDIMIDAGNANFRDTMRRFDNLKDSGLTFIGMGVSGGEEGARHGPSIMVGGKEDSWKRVEKVLTSIAAKYNDDPCVAWLGENGAGHFVKTIHNGIEYADMQMIAEIYGILRDGLKMSATEIGEVFGEWNKGRLNSYLIEITEKVLKAADPITGKPIVDLILDKAGQKGTGKWSVIEAQNMGIPATAIEAAVAARSISSVKGEREAAEKVLGLPAVGEFNVADKTAFLKDLESALLAAKIGAYAQGFAVMAEASREFNWNLPMPTIAKIWRAGCIIRSAFLDEITTAFTKDPNVANLIVTPAFSGMVKETDGALRRVVSAAVLGGLPVPALASALGYFDSYRRGRGTANVIQAQRDFFGAHGFDRIDGADSHHGPWGSGLIA from the coding sequence GTGGCACAGGCAGAAATCGGCCTTATCGGTCTTGGCGTTATGGGATCGAATCTGGCGCTCAACATTGCCGAAAAGGGCAACACGATCGCAGTCTTCAACCGCACCGTGGAAGTGACGCGGAAGTTCTATGCCGAAGCCGGCGCGTTGCAGAGCCAGATCGTGCCATGCGAGACCATCGAGGAATTCGTGGCAGCGATCCGCCCGCCACGGCCGATTATCATCATGATCAAGGCCGGCGAGCCGGTCGATCAGCAGATGGAACTGCTCAAGCCCTATCTTGAGAAGAATGACATCATGATCGATGCCGGCAACGCCAATTTCCGCGATACGATGCGCCGCTTCGACAATCTGAAGGATAGCGGCCTGACCTTTATCGGCATGGGCGTTTCCGGTGGCGAGGAGGGCGCCCGCCACGGCCCGTCGATCATGGTCGGCGGCAAGGAGGACTCCTGGAAGCGCGTTGAAAAGGTGCTGACCTCGATCGCTGCGAAATACAATGACGATCCCTGCGTTGCCTGGCTCGGCGAAAATGGCGCAGGCCATTTCGTCAAGACCATCCATAATGGTATCGAATATGCCGACATGCAGATGATCGCCGAAATCTACGGCATCCTGCGCGACGGCCTGAAGATGAGCGCCACCGAAATCGGCGAGGTCTTTGGCGAGTGGAATAAGGGCCGCCTGAATTCCTACCTGATCGAAATCACCGAGAAGGTGCTGAAAGCGGCCGATCCGATCACCGGCAAGCCGATCGTCGATCTCATCCTCGACAAGGCCGGCCAGAAGGGCACCGGCAAATGGTCGGTCATCGAGGCGCAGAACATGGGCATTCCGGCGACCGCGATTGAAGCCGCAGTTGCTGCCCGCAGCATCTCGTCGGTGAAGGGCGAGCGCGAAGCGGCTGAAAAGGTACTGGGCCTGCCTGCTGTCGGTGAGTTCAACGTTGCCGACAAGACTGCGTTCCTCAAGGATCTGGAAAGCGCGCTGCTGGCCGCCAAGATCGGCGCCTATGCGCAGGGCTTTGCCGTGATGGCCGAAGCGTCGCGCGAGTTCAACTGGAACCTGCCGATGCCGACGATCGCCAAAATCTGGCGCGCCGGCTGCATCATCCGCTCGGCCTTCCTCGACGAAATCACCACCGCCTTCACCAAGGACCCGAATGTTGCCAACCTGATCGTGACACCGGCCTTCTCCGGCATGGTCAAGGAAACCGACGGCGCGCTTCGCCGGGTCGTGTCGGCAGCCGTGCTCGGCGGCCTGCCGGTTCCAGCGCTCGCCTCGGCACTCGGCTATTTCGACAGCTACCGCCGCGGCCGCGGCACGGCAAACGTCATCCAGGCGCAGCGCGACTTCTTCGGCGCTCACGGTTTCGACCGTATCGACGGTGCCGATTCGCACCATGGCCCCTGGGGCAGCGGCCTCATCGCCTGA
- a CDS encoding 3-hydroxyacyl-ACP dehydratase FabZ family protein, translated as MLLEYFQMIDRVETVDLNAKTLTARSVVPAKSPVFEGHFPGYPLVPGVLLIETMAQACGFLVLAATDFAAMPFLMSVDSAKMRTFVEPEAVLDIEAFLEHDGSGFAVVKAKITSQGKKVCDAQLKLRTMPFDQVPLGPVVKKRAQEVGLMAAIAASVATGE; from the coding sequence ATGCTCCTTGAATATTTTCAGATGATCGATCGGGTCGAAACGGTCGATCTCAATGCCAAGACGCTGACGGCGCGGTCTGTGGTGCCGGCTAAAAGCCCCGTCTTTGAGGGCCATTTTCCCGGTTACCCGCTGGTTCCCGGTGTTCTTTTGATCGAGACGATGGCGCAGGCCTGCGGCTTTCTGGTGCTGGCTGCCACCGATTTCGCCGCCATGCCGTTCCTGATGTCGGTCGATAGCGCCAAGATGCGCACGTTTGTCGAGCCGGAAGCGGTGCTCGATATCGAGGCCTTCCTGGAACATGACGGTTCCGGCTTTGCTGTGGTGAAAGCCAAGATCACCTCGCAGGGCAAGAAAGTCTGCGATGCGCAATTGAAGTTGCGCACCATGCCGTTCGATCAGGTGCCGCTCGGCCCGGTCGTCAAGAAGCGGGCTCAAGAAGTGGGGCTGATGGCCGCGATTGCGGCGTCAGTTGCGACGGGGGAATGA
- a CDS encoding lipid A biosynthesis lauroyl acyltransferase, which produces MLITRLVLSLLRFRQWSIAQFVFLLLGLLKLFPARGAIEFSARFTGWLGPKLKRRHTLTMTNLRNAFPEKSEAEIEAIALESWSSIGRLAAEYVFLDEIFDFDPENPVPGRIEVSGIPLFLELRDNPRPFIVFTAHTGNFELLPVASAAFGLDVTVLFRPPNNPYVAEKVFDFRKQRMGNLVPSHAGSSFTLARRLEAGGAVGVLVDQKFRKGLMTKFFGRDVRTNPLLAKLVRQFNCEVYPARSIRLPDGRFRLELEPAIEIPRMPNGNVDVNATAQLLNDKVESWVREYPGQWLWYHDRWHIKKSLND; this is translated from the coding sequence ATGCTGATCACACGCCTGGTTCTGTCCCTGCTGCGTTTTCGCCAGTGGTCGATCGCCCAGTTCGTCTTTCTGCTTTTGGGTCTGCTCAAGCTGTTTCCGGCGAGAGGCGCCATCGAATTTTCCGCGCGCTTCACCGGTTGGCTGGGGCCGAAACTGAAGCGGCGCCACACGCTGACGATGACCAATCTTCGCAATGCCTTTCCGGAAAAGAGCGAGGCGGAGATCGAGGCCATCGCGCTGGAAAGCTGGAGCAGCATCGGCCGGCTTGCCGCCGAATATGTGTTTCTGGACGAGATCTTCGATTTCGATCCGGAAAATCCGGTGCCCGGCCGGATCGAGGTTTCAGGGATTCCCCTGTTCCTGGAACTGCGCGACAATCCGCGTCCCTTCATCGTGTTTACCGCCCATACCGGCAATTTCGAGCTGTTGCCGGTGGCAAGTGCGGCGTTCGGGCTGGATGTGACGGTTCTTTTCCGCCCGCCGAACAACCCTTATGTGGCCGAAAAGGTTTTCGATTTCCGCAAGCAGCGCATGGGAAATCTGGTTCCGTCGCATGCGGGCTCTTCGTTCACACTGGCGCGCAGGCTGGAGGCGGGCGGGGCTGTCGGCGTTCTCGTCGATCAGAAATTCCGCAAGGGCTTGATGACGAAATTCTTCGGCCGCGACGTGCGCACCAATCCGCTTTTGGCCAAGCTGGTGCGGCAGTTCAACTGCGAGGTCTATCCCGCCCGCTCGATCCGCCTGCCGGATGGCCGCTTCCGCCTGGAGCTGGAGCCTGCGATCGAAATCCCGCGCATGCCCAACGGCAATGTCGATGTCAATGCAACGGCGCAGCTGTTGAATGACAAGGTGGAAAGCTGGGTGCGCGAATATCCGGGACAATGGCTCTGGTATCACGACCGCTGGCACATCAAGAAATCCCTGAACGACTAA
- a CDS encoding acyl carrier protein, with amino-acid sequence MRVTATFDKVADIIAETSEIDRETITPESHTIDDLGIDSLDFLDIVFAIDKEFGIKIPLEQWTQEVNEGKVSTEEYFVLKNLCAKIDELKAAKG; translated from the coding sequence ATGCGCGTGACAGCTACATTCGACAAGGTTGCCGACATCATTGCGGAAACGAGCGAAATCGATCGCGAGACGATTACGCCGGAAAGCCACACCATCGACGATCTCGGCATCGACAGCCTGGACTTCCTCGACATCGTCTTTGCGATCGACAAGGAATTCGGCATCAAGATCCCGCTTGAGCAGTGGACCCAGGAAGTCAACGAAGGCAAGGTTTCGACGGAGGAATATTTCGTCCTGAAGAACCTCTGCGCCAAGATCGACGAACTGAAAGCCGCCAAGGGCTGA
- a CDS encoding zinc-binding dehydrogenase — MRALQLVDDRKLEITDLPEPDAPGPGEVTLRVKAVALNHIDVWGWRGMAFAKRKMPLVIGAEASGVVDQIGPGVSNILPGQLVSIYGARTCGLCRPCREGRDNLCEHVGGVHGFHLDGFAQEKVNLPARLLVPAPPGVDAVAAAVAPVTFGTVEHMLFDNAKLEPGETILIHAGGSGIGSAAIQLAKKIGCTVITTVGSDDKIEKAKALGADHVINYRKDRFEGVTRKLTKKKGVDVVFEHVGKDTFAASMFVLKRGGRLVTCGSTSGVSTEMNLMMLFQQQLKLFGSFGCRMENMANAMQKMARGLVHPVIDTEVGFGDIDKALERMETRQVFGKIILRMD, encoded by the coding sequence ATGCGCGCTTTGCAACTGGTCGATGACCGCAAGCTGGAAATCACCGATCTGCCCGAGCCGGACGCGCCGGGTCCCGGTGAAGTCACCCTTCGCGTCAAGGCCGTCGCGCTCAATCATATCGATGTCTGGGGCTGGCGCGGCATGGCGTTTGCGAAGCGCAAGATGCCGCTGGTGATCGGCGCGGAAGCTTCCGGCGTGGTCGATCAGATCGGTCCGGGCGTCTCCAACATCCTGCCGGGACAGCTCGTGTCGATCTACGGCGCGCGCACCTGCGGCCTTTGCCGTCCGTGCCGCGAAGGCCGCGACAACCTGTGCGAACATGTCGGCGGCGTGCATGGCTTCCATCTCGATGGCTTTGCGCAGGAAAAGGTCAATCTTCCAGCGCGCCTGCTCGTTCCGGCTCCTCCGGGCGTCGATGCGGTTGCTGCTGCCGTCGCTCCGGTGACCTTCGGCACTGTTGAGCACATGCTGTTCGACAATGCCAAGCTTGAGCCCGGCGAAACCATTCTCATTCACGCTGGCGGCTCCGGCATTGGCTCGGCGGCGATCCAGCTTGCCAAGAAGATCGGCTGCACGGTGATCACCACCGTTGGATCCGACGACAAGATCGAAAAGGCGAAGGCCCTTGGCGCCGATCATGTCATCAACTACCGCAAGGACCGTTTCGAGGGCGTGACCCGCAAGCTGACCAAGAAGAAGGGCGTCGATGTCGTCTTCGAACATGTCGGCAAGGATACGTTTGCAGCGTCCATGTTCGTCCTGAAGCGCGGCGGCCGTCTGGTCACCTGCGGCTCGACCTCCGGCGTTTCCACCGAAATGAACCTGATGATGCTGTTCCAGCAGCAGCTGAAGCTGTTCGGCTCGTTCGGCTGCCGGATGGAGAACATGGCCAACGCCATGCAGAAGATGGCGCGCGGGCTCGTTCACCCCGTTATCGATACCGAAGTCGGCTTTGGCGACATCGACAAGGCTCTGGAGCGCATGGAAACACGCCAGGTCTTCGGCAAAATCATTCTGCGGATGGACTGA
- a CDS encoding VOC family protein, which produces MGQKGTDRQIDNIEFAVADIARSKAFYGGAFGWSFTEYGPQYCEFTDGRLTGGLTTGTARPGGPLIILYADDLAETQARLEALGARITVETFSFPGGRRFQFQDPDGYELAVWSDK; this is translated from the coding sequence ATGGGACAGAAGGGCACGGACCGCCAGATCGACAATATCGAGTTCGCAGTTGCCGATATCGCTCGCTCGAAGGCGTTTTACGGCGGCGCCTTCGGATGGTCATTCACGGAATACGGGCCACAATATTGCGAATTCACCGACGGCCGCCTGACCGGCGGTTTGACCACGGGAACGGCAAGACCCGGCGGCCCCCTGATCATCCTCTATGCCGATGATCTTGCTGAAACCCAAGCGCGGCTGGAAGCGCTCGGCGCCCGCATCACGGTCGAAACCTTTTCCTTCCCCGGCGGGAGACGGTTTCAGTTCCAGGATCCGGATGGTTACGAATTGGCTGTGTGGTCAGACAAATAG
- a CDS encoding beta-ketoacyl-ACP synthase: MTSAYKDHLGRPLIAVTGMGVITSLGQGVEDNWKALTSGVSGIHKITRFPTEGLSTRISGTVDFIDLPAENAVERSYAFARETTAEALAQAGISGDFNGPLFLAAPPIEPEWSARFELADRSPPSQKPGDAYDRFLAAMRERADPVFHEAALFGAISERLSDRFGTRGLPVTLSTACASGATAIQLGVEAIRQGRTDRALTVATDGSVSAEALIRFALLSALSTQNDPAERASKPFSKDRDGFVIAEGAATLVLESLEAAVARGAKIYGILKGCGEKADSFHRTRSSPDGGPAIATIRAALADAGLSEGDIGYINAHGTSTPENDKMEYGAMLSVFGDALPSIPVSSNKSMIGHTLTAAGAVEAVFSLQTILTGTVPPTINYQNPDPSIVLDVVPNVKRDTQVNAVLSNSFGFGGQNASLVMAAEPA; the protein is encoded by the coding sequence ATGACCAGCGCTTACAAGGATCATCTCGGCCGCCCGCTGATCGCCGTCACCGGCATGGGTGTCATCACTTCGCTCGGTCAAGGCGTCGAGGATAACTGGAAGGCGTTGACCTCCGGTGTCTCCGGCATCCACAAGATCACCCGCTTCCCGACGGAAGGCCTCTCGACCCGAATCAGCGGAACCGTCGATTTCATTGATTTGCCCGCGGAAAACGCCGTTGAGCGCTCCTATGCGTTTGCCCGCGAGACCACGGCGGAAGCCTTGGCGCAGGCGGGAATTTCCGGCGATTTCAACGGCCCTCTGTTTTTGGCAGCGCCGCCGATCGAGCCGGAATGGAGCGCCCGTTTCGAGCTCGCCGACCGTTCGCCGCCATCGCAGAAGCCGGGCGACGCCTATGACCGTTTTCTCGCCGCCATGCGCGAGCGGGCCGATCCGGTGTTCCACGAGGCCGCCCTGTTCGGGGCAATCTCCGAGCGCCTGTCCGACAGGTTTGGCACGCGCGGACTGCCGGTGACGCTGTCGACGGCCTGCGCATCGGGCGCAACGGCGATCCAGCTGGGTGTCGAAGCGATCCGCCAGGGCCGCACCGACCGGGCGCTCACCGTCGCCACCGACGGTTCGGTCAGTGCCGAGGCGCTGATCCGATTTGCCCTCCTGTCGGCTCTATCGACCCAGAACGACCCGGCCGAGCGCGCCTCCAAGCCGTTTTCCAAGGATCGCGACGGCTTCGTCATTGCCGAAGGTGCGGCGACGCTGGTGCTGGAATCGCTGGAAGCGGCGGTCGCGCGCGGCGCAAAAATCTACGGCATCCTGAAGGGCTGCGGCGAAAAGGCCGATTCGTTCCACCGCACGCGGTCTTCGCCCGATGGCGGCCCGGCGATCGCGACGATCCGCGCTGCACTTGCCGATGCCGGGCTGAGCGAAGGCGATATCGGCTATATCAATGCGCACGGCACTTCGACGCCCGAAAACGACAAGATGGAATATGGCGCCATGCTGTCAGTATTCGGCGACGCCTTGCCGTCCATTCCGGTCTCGTCGAACAAGTCGATGATCGGCCATACATTGACGGCAGCAGGCGCCGTCGAGGCGGTGTTTTCGCTGCAGACGATTCTCACCGGCACCGTGCCGCCGACGATCAACTATCAGAACCCCGATCCGTCCATCGTTCTCGATGTCGTGCCGAATGTGAAGCGGGACACGCAGGTTAACGCCGTCCTGTCGAACTCCTTCGGCTTCGGCGGCCAGAATGCCAGCCTTGTCATGGCCGCAGAACCGGCCTAA
- a CDS encoding PAS domain-containing protein, with translation MKALIELFWFKYSQLQYAVKSGDDLLISILDREIDPVLTAIYEEKAGNVHDARMQFQFVLDLLRKEADDVSSVLRQREALQTLADRYFSTGSNEIAGQSWKSPAPVVALKGRADEGFLNEAILDCLPDRVAVITPDYRYLYSNPLNAARLEERPMDLVGRHIVEFVGIQRFEQRVKPNLDRCFSGELVDYTFAKDVGNRTVVVRCRMTPCMSGTGKVIGAILVLQEIADRRRSIAA, from the coding sequence TTGAAGGCACTGATCGAGCTCTTCTGGTTCAAATATTCTCAGCTGCAATATGCGGTGAAATCCGGCGATGATCTGCTGATCAGCATTCTGGATCGCGAGATCGATCCGGTTCTGACGGCGATCTATGAGGAAAAGGCCGGGAACGTCCACGACGCGCGCATGCAGTTCCAGTTCGTCCTCGACCTCCTGCGCAAGGAAGCCGACGACGTCTCGAGCGTTTTGCGTCAGCGCGAGGCCCTGCAGACGCTGGCCGACCGCTATTTCTCCACCGGCAGCAACGAGATTGCCGGACAATCCTGGAAATCGCCGGCTCCGGTTGTGGCCCTCAAGGGCCGGGCCGACGAAGGGTTTCTCAACGAGGCCATCCTTGACTGTTTGCCGGACCGGGTTGCGGTGATCACGCCGGATTATCGCTATCTGTACAGCAATCCCCTCAACGCAGCGCGCCTCGAAGAGCGTCCGATGGATCTCGTTGGACGCCATATTGTCGAGTTCGTCGGCATCCAGCGGTTCGAGCAGCGGGTGAAGCCCAATCTCGACAGGTGTTTTTCCGGCGAACTGGTGGACTATACCTTCGCCAAGGATGTTGGAAACCGCACCGTGGTGGTCCGCTGCCGGATGACACCGTGCATGTCCGGCACGGGCAAGGTCATCGGCGCCATCCTGGTATTGCAGGAAATCGCCGACCGCCGCCGTTCGATTGCGGCCTGA
- the cobD gene encoding threonine-phosphate decarboxylase CobD — protein MIAPIVHGGGITEAAAAFGGKPEDWLDLSTGINPNPVRLPDIDVQAWHRLPDRHLVDSARHAAARYYRSNSILPFPVPGTQSVIQLLPRLVAPGRRIAIFAPTYGEYARAFTSAGFAIDEVSSAGQLTPDHGLAILVNPNNPTGRAFAPEDVVGMAQRMEAHGGLLLVDEAFGDTAPHLSVAGQTAGHGNLIVFRSFGKFFGLAGLRLGFVIAPEPVLSAFQEWLGPWAVSGPALVVAAKLMGGDIPAVQSLILSRSEGLAAVMRRAGLTIIGGTPLFTLVDHARAADLHAHLCQQRILTRKFAYAPSWLRIGLAPDAAGDTRLADALRSAHLA, from the coding sequence ATGATCGCGCCGATCGTCCATGGCGGCGGGATTACCGAGGCTGCAGCTGCGTTCGGCGGCAAGCCGGAGGACTGGCTGGATCTTTCGACCGGCATCAACCCCAATCCTGTGCGTTTGCCCGATATCGACGTTCAGGCCTGGCACCGGCTGCCGGACCGGCATCTGGTGGACAGCGCCCGGCATGCGGCAGCTCGTTATTATCGTAGCAACAGCATCCTGCCGTTTCCTGTTCCCGGCACGCAATCGGTCATCCAGCTCCTGCCGCGCCTGGTTGCGCCCGGCCGCCGCATCGCCATTTTCGCGCCGACTTACGGCGAATATGCGCGGGCTTTCACCAGCGCCGGTTTCGCGATCGACGAGGTTTCGTCAGCCGGTCAGCTGACGCCGGATCATGGACTGGCGATCCTGGTCAATCCCAACAATCCGACCGGACGCGCCTTTGCGCCCGAGGATGTCGTCGGCATGGCGCAGCGCATGGAGGCTCATGGCGGGTTGCTGCTTGTCGATGAAGCCTTTGGCGATACCGCGCCTCATCTCAGCGTCGCCGGACAGACCGCCGGTCACGGCAATCTCATTGTCTTTCGCTCCTTTGGCAAATTCTTCGGCCTGGCGGGGCTGCGGCTTGGTTTCGTCATTGCGCCGGAGCCGGTTCTATCCGCGTTTCAGGAATGGCTCGGACCCTGGGCGGTGTCAGGGCCGGCGCTTGTGGTGGCGGCAAAGCTGATGGGCGGGGATATACCGGCGGTGCAGTCGCTGATTCTGTCGCGGAGTGAAGGGCTTGCGGCCGTCATGCGCCGGGCCGGGCTGACGATCATCGGCGGCACGCCGCTTTTCACGCTTGTTGATCACGCGCGGGCAGCCGATCTGCACGCGCATCTCTGCCAGCAGCGGATTTTGACGCGGAAATTCGCCTATGCGCCGTCATGGCTGAGGATTGGACTTGCACCCGATGCGGCAGGCGATACACGTTTGGCGGATGCCTTGCGCAGCGCGCACCTCGCCTGA
- a CDS encoding L,D-transpeptidase has product MRTVFVACLAVLLMQFHAPAAFAANLVARVSLSSQTMTVSQNGFVRYRWKVSTARKGYVTPQGSWSAKWLSRDHRSRKYDNAPMPYAVFFNGGYAVHATFDLKRLGRPASHGCIRLHPENAAEFFSLAREYGLKNTQIVVSR; this is encoded by the coding sequence ATGCGTACAGTCTTCGTGGCCTGTTTGGCCGTCTTATTGATGCAATTTCATGCGCCGGCGGCCTTTGCCGCCAATCTTGTTGCGAGAGTGAGCCTTTCTTCTCAGACCATGACTGTGTCGCAGAATGGTTTCGTGCGGTATCGGTGGAAGGTTTCCACCGCCCGCAAAGGCTATGTCACGCCGCAGGGAAGCTGGAGCGCCAAGTGGCTGTCGAGAGACCACCGCTCACGCAAATATGACAATGCGCCCATGCCTTATGCGGTGTTTTTCAACGGCGGTTACGCCGTTCACGCGACATTCGACTTGAAGCGCCTTGGCCGCCCCGCCTCGCATGGCTGCATCCGCCTGCATCCGGAAAACGCTGCCGAATTCTTTTCGCTGGCACGGGAATACGGACTGAAGAACACCCAGATCGTCGTCAGCCGCTGA